Proteins from one uncultured Cohaesibacter sp. genomic window:
- a CDS encoding ASKHA domain-containing protein, protein MVSVSFQPSGAVIEAEDGALLLDAARRAGVRVESACAGRGICKSCIVRLESEAGDVPLPSRADEDRFSADEIKAGWRRACQTVIEAPLTIHIPAKSYAANIALGQDGGTASVPIEEPLAQPTDESGIWQIGARHRVGSINGPPLALAVDLGTTNIAAALIDMTTGAVFKTSASTNPQSAFGADVISRLGAANSCLANATALKDAAMDAITRLAERMTAGQTDTIALVSLAGNTAMQHLAMGWPIGSLLSTPYAPAVTDPFEGLASDMGLPFAKGAQLYVAPSIAGFVGGDHVTSLFETSLSVKADCWVMLDIGTNTEIGLFKDGQLTSVSCASGPAFEGGRLSCGMRAAPGAVEAVSIANSDVSLKVIRDKEPVGICGSGVVSAMAALVDAGLVNHRGRLQTDAPIAVNGKQRELVLWRDPAQKALPVLFTQDDVRNVQLAKAAIRAGLDCLLSHAGLAEDDLGQMIIAGAFGRYINIEEAVAIGLFPDLPRERMKQVGNAAAAGVRRLSVCMAARRKATALARSVSYLELASDAAFQRAFIARSKL, encoded by the coding sequence ATGGTCTCGGTCTCCTTTCAACCTTCCGGAGCTGTCATCGAAGCTGAGGACGGCGCGCTGTTGCTCGATGCTGCAAGGCGGGCCGGTGTGCGGGTGGAATCCGCCTGTGCTGGTCGCGGCATTTGCAAAAGCTGTATCGTGCGGCTGGAAAGTGAAGCGGGAGACGTTCCCCTTCCATCTCGTGCAGACGAAGACCGCTTCAGCGCAGATGAGATAAAGGCCGGATGGCGACGCGCCTGCCAGACCGTGATCGAAGCTCCCCTTACTATTCATATTCCAGCCAAAAGCTATGCGGCCAATATCGCGCTCGGACAGGATGGCGGCACAGCATCCGTTCCGATCGAGGAGCCGCTTGCACAGCCAACAGATGAAAGCGGTATCTGGCAGATTGGCGCGCGCCACAGGGTTGGCTCCATTAACGGCCCCCCACTGGCATTGGCGGTGGATCTTGGCACAACCAACATTGCCGCAGCACTCATCGATATGACCACGGGCGCGGTCTTCAAGACGAGCGCCAGCACCAATCCTCAATCCGCATTCGGCGCAGATGTGATCAGTCGACTAGGGGCGGCCAACAGCTGTTTGGCCAATGCTACGGCTCTCAAGGACGCGGCAATGGATGCCATAACGAGGCTGGCCGAACGCATGACAGCAGGGCAAACAGATACCATTGCGCTGGTTTCTCTGGCGGGCAACACCGCTATGCAGCATCTGGCCATGGGATGGCCGATAGGCAGTCTGCTAAGCACTCCCTATGCACCAGCGGTCACGGATCCCTTCGAGGGTTTGGCATCAGATATGGGCCTGCCCTTTGCAAAAGGCGCGCAGCTCTATGTCGCACCAAGCATCGCCGGTTTTGTTGGTGGTGATCATGTGACCTCACTGTTCGAAACATCTCTTTCGGTCAAAGCGGATTGTTGGGTTATGCTCGACATCGGCACCAACACGGAAATCGGGCTGTTCAAAGATGGCCAGTTGACCAGCGTTTCCTGCGCATCGGGCCCGGCCTTTGAGGGCGGCAGGCTAAGCTGTGGCATGCGCGCAGCGCCCGGCGCTGTTGAAGCCGTAAGCATCGCCAACAGCGATGTGTCGCTGAAGGTCATTCGTGACAAGGAGCCGGTGGGCATTTGCGGTTCTGGCGTGGTCTCTGCCATGGCGGCGCTGGTGGATGCCGGTCTCGTCAATCACCGCGGACGCCTGCAGACCGATGCCCCGATTGCAGTCAATGGCAAGCAACGTGAACTGGTGCTCTGGCGCGACCCGGCGCAAAAGGCGCTGCCGGTGCTATTCACACAGGATGATGTGCGCAACGTGCAATTGGCCAAGGCTGCGATCCGGGCAGGTCTGGATTGCCTGCTCAGCCACGCCGGGCTTGCAGAAGACGATCTGGGCCAGATGATCATCGCGGGCGCCTTCGGGCGCTATATCAACATCGAGGAGGCTGTCGCCATTGGCCTCTTCCCCGATCTACCGCGGGAGCGCATGAAGCAGGTGGGTAATGCTGCTGCGGCTGGCGTGCGGCGCCTGTCTGTTTGCATGGCAGCACGGCGCAAGGCTACCGCACTGGCGCGCTCGGTTTCCTATCTCGAGCTTGCCTCGGATGCAGCCTTCCAGCGCGCTTTCATCGCCCGCAGCAAACTCTGA
- a CDS encoding corrinoid protein — translation MDKLDQLKDAIVELDEDEAVELVKQCLDEGVSPSDLLAVCQAAMERVGELFEEEEYFVSDLMMSGEVFTAIAEILTPLLAASGGTTKGTVIMGTVKGDVHNIGKDIVVNMLKASNFSVVDLGVDVPPQAFIDSVKETGARIVGMSGLLTLAFDSMKETIDLMAENGMRDDVKIMIGGGPVDENVRRIVGADAYSPDAQKAVRQAQEWVA, via the coding sequence ATGGACAAACTTGACCAGCTCAAAGATGCCATTGTCGAACTGGACGAAGACGAGGCTGTTGAGCTTGTAAAACAATGCCTCGATGAAGGCGTCTCCCCGAGCGATCTGCTGGCGGTTTGCCAGGCGGCCATGGAACGGGTCGGCGAATTGTTCGAGGAGGAGGAATATTTCGTATCGGATCTGATGATGTCCGGTGAGGTTTTCACGGCCATCGCCGAAATCCTGACCCCCTTGCTCGCAGCCAGTGGCGGGACGACAAAGGGTACGGTCATCATGGGCACCGTAAAGGGCGACGTCCACAATATCGGCAAGGATATTGTCGTCAACATGCTCAAAGCCTCCAACTTCTCCGTGGTTGATCTGGGTGTAGATGTGCCACCACAAGCCTTCATCGATAGCGTCAAAGAAACTGGCGCCCGCATTGTGGGCATGTCCGGTCTTCTCACTCTGGCGTTTGACTCCATGAAGGAGACCATCGATCTGATGGCCGAAAACGGCATGCGAGATGACGTCAAGATCATGATCGGCGGCGGCCCGGTCGACGAGAATGTGCGCCGGATCGTAGGGGCTGATGCCTATTCGCCGGATGCCCAGAAAGCCGTACGCCAAGCACAGGAATGGGTAGCATAA
- a CDS encoding uroporphyrinogen decarboxylase family protein has product MTKTNEELLKERQERIEKALAFEKVDRVPFLFSGPGYAPVAQGLTLADFCSKPDAALAASIDTMDDLNAVAEIDGINTTQAGCFPCLLTEQWWAKVDVPGFELPENDLWQVHEKEVMKQEDYDFILENGWDAYVDVIRPKVHNPDLIKIHVEWMEKNVPTLGARYRERGYEPLVGAVTEIPFETVCGGRSMGKFFRDCYKMPDKVEEVLKLGMPFWTDLAINASNACGVMGVWVGGWRAASNMVSPKIWNRFVWPYYVELVEKLHEAGVRSVLHFDSNWDRDIERFLELPKGACVLSTDGSTDLRRARDILGDHMPVLGDVPSSILAAGTPDDVRAYVRDLIKDLGKTGLVMNTGCDMPYNTPKANVDALVLATHEYGSA; this is encoded by the coding sequence ATGACCAAGACAAATGAAGAGCTCCTGAAGGAACGTCAGGAGCGCATTGAAAAAGCGCTCGCATTCGAAAAAGTAGACCGGGTTCCGTTTCTCTTCTCCGGGCCGGGTTATGCTCCGGTTGCGCAGGGGCTGACACTGGCTGACTTCTGCTCCAAGCCCGATGCCGCGCTCGCTGCCTCCATCGACACCATGGATGACCTCAATGCCGTCGCCGAGATTGATGGCATCAACACCACTCAGGCCGGCTGTTTTCCTTGCCTTCTCACCGAGCAATGGTGGGCCAAGGTGGATGTTCCCGGCTTCGAATTGCCGGAGAATGATCTCTGGCAGGTGCATGAAAAGGAAGTGATGAAGCAGGAAGACTATGACTTCATCCTTGAAAATGGCTGGGATGCCTATGTCGATGTCATTCGCCCGAAAGTGCATAATCCCGATCTGATCAAAATCCATGTCGAATGGATGGAAAAGAATGTGCCTACGCTGGGCGCGCGCTATCGTGAACGGGGCTATGAACCCCTCGTTGGTGCCGTGACGGAAATTCCGTTCGAGACAGTCTGTGGCGGCCGTTCCATGGGCAAGTTTTTCCGCGATTGTTACAAGATGCCGGACAAGGTGGAAGAAGTTCTGAAACTGGGCATGCCTTTCTGGACCGATCTGGCAATCAATGCATCCAACGCTTGCGGTGTCATGGGTGTTTGGGTTGGCGGCTGGCGCGCCGCCTCCAACATGGTATCTCCCAAAATCTGGAACCGGTTCGTCTGGCCCTATTATGTGGAGCTGGTCGAGAAGCTGCATGAAGCGGGCGTGCGCTCGGTTCTGCATTTTGACTCCAACTGGGATCGCGACATAGAGCGCTTCCTGGAGCTGCCCAAGGGGGCCTGCGTGCTCTCCACGGATGGCTCCACAGACCTGAGGCGTGCGCGCGACATTCTGGGCGACCATATGCCCGTTCTGGGCGATGTGCCCTCCTCCATTCTGGCAGCAGGAACACCCGATGACGTTCGGGCCTATGTGCGCGACCTCATCAAGGATCTGGGCAAGACCGGGCTCGTCATGAATACCGGCTGCGACATGCCCTACAACACACCAAAGGCCAATGTCGACGCTCTGGTTCTGGCGACCCACGAATATGGCAGCGCCTGA
- a CDS encoding MFS transporter, translated as MTDPNQKWDVSYEWKAVLLLSLGFGLVGVDRFMIMAIFPAMQKELGLNYGDIGIIAGALSLAWGASSFFSGGLVDKLGLRKVLIPSLIAFSIAAGVSGVATGLIGLVIIRAVIGVTEGAFTPSSIVATISATKPERQGRNFGLQQAMMPLFGMALGPIFVVWLMSNGVSWRWIFAIVTIPGLIIGFFLYKVIREIPAKQKAQHTASKDTSEHRWGEVFKYRNIWVNLFMVLGWLACEITIAALIANYLTDYLHLEMIQMGFVLSGLGFGAAAGAFAVPAISDYIGRKTTALLGGLLCLGTVIVLINAPASAPLLFCILFLNFFFSQGIIGLSTGPIANESVPGTLMGAATGVTVGIGEFIGGGLVPIFAGAIAHSAGIQYIFYVAICGLGLGLIMTLFLKETAPRKIQKPLVEMPLEQSA; from the coding sequence GTGACTGATCCAAATCAGAAATGGGACGTGAGCTATGAGTGGAAGGCAGTGCTTCTGCTTTCGCTCGGCTTTGGTCTGGTCGGTGTCGACCGGTTCATGATCATGGCGATTTTTCCCGCCATGCAAAAGGAGTTGGGGCTCAATTATGGCGACATCGGCATCATTGCCGGCGCCTTGAGCCTTGCATGGGGCGCATCGTCCTTCTTTTCAGGCGGTCTGGTCGACAAGCTGGGCTTGCGCAAAGTCCTGATCCCGTCGTTGATCGCCTTTTCGATTGCCGCCGGCGTCAGTGGCGTTGCAACGGGGCTCATCGGCCTTGTCATCATTCGCGCCGTCATAGGCGTGACCGAAGGAGCCTTTACCCCATCTTCCATCGTGGCCACCATTTCGGCCACCAAACCGGAACGCCAGGGTCGTAACTTCGGCCTACAGCAGGCCATGATGCCCCTGTTCGGCATGGCGCTTGGCCCCATTTTCGTGGTCTGGCTAATGAGCAACGGCGTCAGCTGGCGCTGGATTTTTGCCATCGTCACCATCCCTGGCCTGATCATCGGCTTCTTCCTTTACAAGGTAATCCGCGAAATTCCGGCCAAACAGAAGGCTCAGCATACCGCCAGCAAGGATACGTCCGAGCATAGATGGGGCGAAGTGTTCAAATATCGCAACATCTGGGTCAATCTGTTCATGGTGCTCGGCTGGCTCGCTTGCGAGATCACCATCGCGGCACTGATTGCCAACTATCTGACCGACTATCTGCATCTGGAAATGATCCAGATGGGCTTCGTGCTCTCCGGCCTCGGCTTCGGCGCTGCTGCGGGGGCCTTCGCTGTGCCTGCCATTTCCGATTATATCGGTCGCAAGACCACGGCCCTTCTGGGGGGCCTGCTCTGCCTTGGCACGGTAATCGTCCTGATCAACGCTCCAGCCAGTGCGCCGCTGCTATTCTGCATCCTGTTCCTGAACTTCTTCTTCAGTCAGGGCATTATCGGCCTTTCCACCGGCCCGATCGCCAACGAATCCGTCCCCGGCACCCTGATGGGCGCAGCAACGGGCGTTACCGTTGGTATCGGCGAATTTATCGGCGGCGGTCTCGTGCCGATCTTTGCCGGAGCAATCGCTCACAGCGCAGGCATTCAATATATCTTCTATGTCGCTATCTGCGGCCTTGGGCTGGGCCTCATCATGACCCTATTCCTCAAGGAAACCGCACCGCGCAAGATTCAGAAGCCTCTCGTCGAGATGCCTCTGGAACAAAGCGCCTGA
- a CDS encoding uroporphyrinogen decarboxylase family protein yields MNITEWKTSLLDAPGVSAVPVMTYPGMELTGTSLMEVVTSGKKQAEVITALAERYPTAAAVSMMDLSVEAEAFGAEIVFSEEEVPNAVGSLVADVAAAEALPVPAVDAKRLGEYLLGMEQTAKSITDRPVFGGVIGPFSLAGRLIDINKTLLATRKKPELVEATLAKANEFLKAYLLEVKKTGVAGVVIAEPLAGLISPKAAKSFAMDYVKELVDLVQDESFAVVLHNCGNATKQIPSMLETGAAMLHLGNTVKMTDIAVQMPQDRLFSGNIDPAALFRIGTPEMVADATKALLEDMKPYGNFVLSSGCDIPPGTPIANIDAFFAVLADYNAALA; encoded by the coding sequence ATGAACATTACTGAATGGAAGACCTCGCTTCTTGACGCTCCCGGAGTTTCCGCAGTTCCCGTTATGACCTATCCGGGCATGGAACTTACCGGCACCTCCCTCATGGAGGTTGTCACCAGCGGCAAAAAACAGGCAGAAGTCATCACAGCGCTGGCCGAACGCTACCCGACAGCGGCGGCCGTCTCCATGATGGATCTGTCTGTGGAGGCGGAAGCTTTTGGCGCTGAAATCGTGTTTTCCGAAGAAGAAGTGCCCAATGCCGTTGGCTCGCTGGTAGCTGATGTTGCGGCAGCTGAAGCCCTGCCCGTACCGGCAGTGGATGCCAAGCGCCTTGGCGAATATCTGCTGGGGATGGAACAGACTGCCAAATCGATCACCGATCGCCCCGTATTTGGCGGCGTGATCGGCCCCTTCTCGCTGGCCGGTCGTCTGATTGACATCAACAAGACACTTCTGGCGACCCGCAAGAAGCCCGAACTGGTGGAAGCAACGCTGGCCAAGGCCAATGAGTTCCTCAAGGCCTATTTGCTGGAAGTCAAGAAAACCGGTGTCGCCGGTGTCGTGATTGCCGAACCCCTTGCCGGTCTCATTTCTCCCAAAGCGGCCAAGAGCTTTGCCATGGACTATGTCAAGGAGTTGGTGGATCTGGTTCAGGACGAGAGCTTTGCTGTCGTGCTGCATAACTGCGGCAATGCGACCAAGCAGATTCCATCCATGTTGGAGACAGGCGCTGCCATGCTGCATCTGGGCAATACGGTCAAGATGACTGATATCGCCGTGCAGATGCCCCAAGACCGACTCTTCTCGGGCAATATCGACCCCGCAGCCCTGTTCCGCATCGGTACGCCGGAAATGGTGGCAGACGCAACCAAAGCACTCCTGGAAGACATGAAGCCTTATGGCAATTTTGTACTGTCTTCAGGCTGTGACATTCCACCGGGCACGCCTATCGCCAATATCGATGCGTTCTTTGCAGTCCTTGCGGATTACAACGCGGCTCTCGCCTGA
- a CDS encoding TetR/AcrR family transcriptional regulator, protein MNKKRSALAEAPSVEIDSKMEAEERVVGGRVKRRQKKTRIRLLKAGYGLITEKGIDETAIMEITDAADVGFGTFYNYFSSKDDIAMQILDCVVHALGERSDAVNKASNIDDPVLTIANSVRLTAQAMMNDPMWKSWLKRTDLMVQRMRDVFKPFGIRDMQRAVDAGMYHIPNDNLESAWSLHIWLLTGKITDIAHGYCAPESEMQMCESIMRMMGVEQEKAHAVSVGPLPEAPPLKIDFSYVHESDEVA, encoded by the coding sequence ATGAATAAAAAGAGATCAGCTCTTGCTGAAGCGCCCTCAGTCGAGATTGATAGCAAGATGGAAGCAGAGGAACGCGTGGTCGGCGGTCGGGTAAAGCGTCGCCAGAAAAAGACCCGGATACGCCTGCTCAAGGCTGGCTATGGCCTGATCACCGAGAAGGGCATAGACGAGACCGCCATCATGGAAATCACCGATGCGGCCGACGTCGGCTTCGGAACTTTCTACAACTATTTCTCGTCAAAAGACGATATCGCGATGCAGATCCTCGATTGCGTTGTGCACGCTCTTGGTGAGCGGTCTGATGCGGTTAACAAAGCCAGTAATATCGACGACCCTGTGCTGACCATCGCCAATTCCGTGCGGCTGACGGCGCAGGCCATGATGAATGATCCCATGTGGAAGTCCTGGCTCAAGCGTACGGATCTGATGGTGCAGCGCATGCGGGATGTGTTCAAGCCTTTCGGTATTCGCGACATGCAGCGGGCCGTTGATGCGGGCATGTATCATATCCCCAATGACAATCTGGAATCGGCCTGGAGCCTGCATATCTGGCTGTTGACCGGCAAGATCACCGATATTGCCCACGGCTACTGCGCGCCGGAATCCGAAATGCAGATGTGTGAATCCATCATGCGCATGATGGGGGTCGAGCAGGAAAAGGCCCATGCGGTGTCCGTCGGGCCGCTGCCGGAGGCCCCTCCGCTGAAAATCGATTTCTCCTATGTTCATGAAAGCGACGAGGTCGCCTGA
- a CDS encoding DUF1638 domain-containing protein, translated as MVAKAITCNVMEAEMRALLPEDADVEIFDISLHTRPNKLRGTLQEAVSRADGLYDPIFLGYGLCSQATVGLVAQNSHLVLFKTDDCIGVFLGSKEDQRQRAHNEPGAYFISRGWVGDGTGSLFDEYHRMKERRGEEKALKLMKKMLGHYDRIAHIIMPSAPDLEGDKAYARAMADTFGLDYVEIEGTTELIRQMVDGQTNRDVLIVPPGAPITLEMMMQEGEMVHV; from the coding sequence ATGGTCGCAAAAGCCATCACCTGCAACGTCATGGAAGCGGAAATGCGAGCGCTCTTGCCAGAGGATGCAGACGTCGAGATTTTCGACATCAGCCTGCATACCCGCCCCAACAAGCTGCGCGGCACCCTGCAAGAAGCGGTGAGCCGGGCTGATGGTCTGTATGACCCGATCTTTCTTGGCTATGGCCTCTGCTCGCAAGCCACCGTCGGGCTCGTCGCGCAGAATTCCCATCTTGTGCTTTTCAAGACCGACGATTGTATTGGTGTATTTCTTGGCTCGAAAGAAGACCAGAGGCAACGGGCGCATAATGAACCGGGGGCCTATTTTATAAGCCGTGGCTGGGTTGGCGATGGCACGGGCTCTCTGTTTGATGAATATCACCGCATGAAGGAACGGCGCGGTGAGGAAAAAGCCCTCAAACTGATGAAAAAGATGCTGGGCCATTATGACCGCATCGCCCATATTATCATGCCATCTGCTCCCGATCTGGAGGGGGACAAGGCCTATGCCCGCGCCATGGCCGACACCTTTGGGCTCGACTATGTGGAGATTGAGGGAACGACAGAGCTCATCCGGCAAATGGTCGATGGCCAAACCAATCGGGATGTGTTGATTGTGCCGCCCGGAGCGCCGATAACGCTGGAAATGATGATGCAGGAGGGAGAGATGGTCCATGTCTGA
- a CDS encoding DUF4401 domain-containing protein: MIEGKKGYRFLMDAPQVLHWLSFLQTRGLVHDEDLADISRDILVIKTREKKEAPLYLRALSAVGAVISGLLLIYLLYLFGLFDLSDTSLSINGLIFIGLSALLHARGLRRTNLARDFYIQLALTWLQAGKVALVAGLAQIVHDAFGISWFWTVSAILGLVMLLSFLSFPSSIERFVSSFAFLVSLWICLLVDWSDEFELTGFVLMLIAHILALASFLRWPLVRQKLTSLYDALLLSLCLAVGVIQGFVSIGHEAWQDVSEEVKAFLGIGYRWSVEITLALALIALIVWIAGRKGGLRREPVVASLLGAVALALLSNAGIILAIGLMILGFATHRPGHTLLGLLFALLFGFFYYYNLDLSLLQKSMILIVSGALLLLASGYIYWRGWYRQTGKARGAGT; this comes from the coding sequence ATGATTGAAGGCAAAAAGGGCTATCGCTTCCTCATGGATGCCCCGCAGGTGTTGCATTGGCTTTCATTTCTGCAAACGCGCGGGCTGGTCCATGATGAAGATCTGGCCGATATTAGCCGGGATATTCTCGTTATAAAAACCCGGGAGAAAAAAGAAGCGCCGCTCTATCTGCGAGCTCTAAGCGCCGTAGGGGCTGTCATCTCAGGGCTGCTACTCATCTATCTTCTCTATTTGTTTGGCCTGTTCGATCTCAGCGATACGAGCCTGAGCATCAATGGACTGATATTTATCGGACTGTCGGCGCTGTTGCATGCGCGCGGGTTGCGCAGGACAAATCTGGCAAGGGATTTCTATATCCAACTGGCGCTCACCTGGTTGCAGGCTGGTAAGGTTGCGCTCGTTGCCGGCTTGGCGCAAATCGTCCATGATGCGTTCGGGATTAGCTGGTTCTGGACCGTTTCCGCCATCCTCGGGCTGGTGATGCTGCTTAGTTTTCTGTCCTTTCCCTCTTCAATCGAGCGTTTTGTCTCCAGCTTTGCCTTTCTGGTGTCGCTGTGGATCTGTCTGTTGGTGGATTGGTCTGACGAGTTTGAACTCACCGGCTTCGTCTTGATGCTCATTGCCCATATCCTGGCGTTAGCGTCCTTCCTGCGTTGGCCGCTTGTGCGCCAGAAGCTGACAAGTCTTTATGATGCGCTGTTGTTATCGCTATGTCTTGCGGTCGGCGTGATACAGGGCTTCGTCTCCATTGGCCATGAAGCATGGCAGGATGTCTCAGAAGAAGTGAAAGCCTTTCTGGGGATCGGCTATCGCTGGTCCGTCGAAATAACGCTCGCTCTTGCGCTGATTGCTTTGATTGTCTGGATCGCCGGGCGCAAAGGCGGTCTTCGCCGTGAGCCGGTGGTGGCCAGTTTACTGGGCGCCGTGGCCTTGGCGTTGCTCTCCAATGCAGGCATCATATTGGCGATCGGACTGATGATTCTCGGCTTTGCCACGCATCGCCCCGGACACACTCTGCTGGGGCTGCTGTTCGCGCTGCTTTTCGGCTTTTTCTACTACTATAACCTGGACCTGTCTCTGCTGCAGAAATCCATGATCCTGATTGTGTCGGGCGCGCTTTTGCTGCTCGCCTCGGGCTATATCTATTGGCGCGGCTGGTATAGGCAAACCGGCAAGGCAAGGGGGGCTGGGACATGA
- a CDS encoding DUF2157 domain-containing protein: MNVPPQGKRIVAAMDRQPEGPIDSNRLKGMALDRHLLDELSQKGAISARVRLESLNWLHPAHLWARWAMVMLMAFGAALVLTGIVFFFAFNWASIPDLAKLALIEAGIILCAFGAWLLPSENLAGRLLLMAAAVLTGVFLAVFGQIYQTGADAWQLFALWAALITLWTLIGRFLPLWILWLGLINLAFYLWWDSTPLLRKDDTSALYLIHALIIGLVLLAREWLLPDEDGLKTATFHWLSPQWTRWLLLAGMLVFLFPPLMIWIANWETASLQVVLSALVAGVITLALFLAFRYWRPDIPALAMEFLMICILVVMGLAILLYDNLFDSLGTTFFTAISAIICFAAAAGYLRHLLARGIDRGEAVQ; encoded by the coding sequence TTGAATGTTCCACCTCAGGGCAAGAGGATCGTCGCTGCCATGGATCGCCAGCCGGAAGGCCCAATAGACTCCAATAGGCTCAAGGGCATGGCGCTTGATCGTCATTTGCTTGACGAGCTGTCACAAAAAGGCGCAATCAGTGCGCGTGTGCGTCTGGAAAGTCTCAACTGGCTGCATCCTGCTCACCTGTGGGCACGTTGGGCCATGGTCATGCTGATGGCCTTCGGGGCAGCGCTGGTGCTCACCGGCATTGTCTTTTTCTTCGCCTTCAACTGGGCGTCCATTCCGGATCTGGCCAAACTTGCTCTCATTGAAGCCGGCATCATTCTGTGCGCGTTCGGTGCATGGCTCTTGCCAAGCGAAAATCTCGCAGGGCGCCTGTTGCTGATGGCAGCTGCGGTGCTGACCGGTGTCTTTCTGGCTGTCTTTGGTCAGATCTATCAGACCGGGGCCGATGCCTGGCAGCTCTTTGCCCTTTGGGCTGCCCTGATCACTCTCTGGACCCTGATCGGGCGGTTTCTGCCGCTCTGGATACTCTGGTTGGGCTTGATTAATCTGGCCTTTTACCTTTGGTGGGATAGCACCCCCTTGCTCAGGAAGGATGATACGAGTGCTCTTTATCTCATCCATGCGCTGATAATCGGCCTTGTTCTTCTTGCGCGCGAATGGCTCCTGCCAGATGAAGATGGTCTAAAGACCGCAACATTTCACTGGCTTTCGCCCCAGTGGACCCGTTGGCTGCTATTGGCCGGAATGTTGGTGTTTCTCTTCCCGCCGCTGATGATATGGATCGCCAACTGGGAAACCGCCAGTCTGCAGGTTGTTCTTTCCGCTTTGGTGGCCGGAGTGATAACGCTTGCGCTGTTTCTCGCCTTTCGTTATTGGCGGCCCGATATTCCGGCGCTGGCTATGGAATTCCTGATGATCTGCATCCTCGTGGTCATGGGACTGGCTATTCTGCTCTATGACAATCTGTTTGACTCGTTGGGCACTACATTCTTTACCGCCATTTCAGCCATCATCTGCTTTGCTGCAGCGGCAGGATATCTGCGCCATCTGCTGGCGCGGGGCATAGATCGCGGGGAGGCGGTGCAATGA
- a CDS encoding multidrug effflux MFS transporter, giving the protein MTKQNGLHDAGAAANQTRSARTAHIAEPNMPFVEFIILMALLMSLAALCTDSIMPAFSIIGAEFGHSSPQELQKIITIFFAGLAIGQLIYGPLSDQIGRKSGMFIGLFIFIIGNLMSWFSTSFEMLLLGRFLQGFGVAGPRIVMIALIRDLYAGREMARIMSFVMGLFIFVPALAPISGQTIMAISGWRSVFFSFILLATIGGLWLGFRQNETLHSSRRIKVTPSNLWRGTKVIFTTPSCLGYMVAAGFVQGPFMLYLSTAQHLFQSTYGLGTLFPFAFAGLAFSVGFASFMNSRLVLRFGMRYLVRRALIAMAIIAALGLACTMPFGFVPELWMLFVIFSPLFFCTGLLFGNMNTLAMEEVGNVAGMASAWVGAVSTLIAMTIATLMGQIYDGSILALLGSFMVGSSITMLLTILTERWRERRDRENVLAQ; this is encoded by the coding sequence ATGACAAAACAGAACGGTCTGCACGATGCAGGGGCCGCTGCCAATCAGACTCGAAGTGCCAGAACGGCGCATATCGCCGAACCCAATATGCCATTTGTGGAATTTATCATCCTGATGGCATTGCTGATGTCACTGGCAGCGCTATGCACCGACTCCATCATGCCTGCCTTTTCCATTATAGGCGCTGAGTTCGGCCATAGCAGCCCGCAGGAATTGCAAAAGATCATCACCATCTTCTTTGCTGGTCTGGCTATCGGGCAATTGATTTATGGGCCGCTGTCCGATCAGATCGGGCGCAAGAGCGGCATGTTCATCGGGCTTTTCATCTTCATTATTGGCAATCTGATGAGCTGGTTCTCGACCAGTTTCGAAATGCTTCTGCTGGGGCGCTTCTTGCAGGGCTTCGGGGTTGCTGGACCGCGCATTGTGATGATAGCGCTTATTCGCGATCTGTATGCCGGGCGCGAAATGGCCCGCATCATGTCCTTCGTGATGGGGCTGTTCATCTTTGTCCCGGCGCTCGCCCCCATTTCCGGCCAGACCATCATGGCAATCTCGGGCTGGCGTTCGGTTTTCTTTTCCTTCATTCTGCTGGCGACCATCGGCGGGCTCTGGCTGGGCTTTCGCCAAAATGAGACGCTGCATTCTTCACGGCGCATCAAGGTTACGCCATCCAACCTGTGGCGCGGCACCAAGGTAATCTTCACCACGCCGAGCTGCCTTGGCTATATGGTTGCCGCCGGTTTTGTGCAGGGGCCTTTCATGCTCTATCTGAGCACGGCGCAGCATCTGTTCCAGTCCACCTACGGGCTAGGGACTCTGTTTCCCTTTGCCTTTGCCGGTTTAGCCTTCTCCGTCGGGTTTGCCTCCTTCATGAATAGCCGTTTGGTTTTGCGCTTCGGCATGCGCTATCTGGTTCGGCGAGCTTTGATCGCCATGGCAATCATTGCGGCGCTTGGCCTTGCCTGCACCATGCCTTTTGGTTTCGTGCCTGAGCTATGGATGCTGTTCGTCATATTCAGCCCGCTTTTCTTCTGCACCGGCTTGCTGTTTGGCAACATGAACACCCTTGCCATGGAAGAGGTGGGCAATGTGGCCGGTATGGCGTCGGCCTGGGTTGGTGCCGTCTCAACGCTCATCGCGATGACCATTGCCACCTTGATGGGGCAAATCTACGATGGCTCCATTCTGGCGCTGCTTGGCAGCTTCATGGTCGGCAGTTCGATTACCATGCTGTTGACCATCCTCACAGAGCGTTGGAGAGAGCGCAGAGACAGGGAAAATGTATTGGCGCAGTAG